From Candidatus Pedobacter colombiensis, one genomic window encodes:
- a CDS encoding 4'-phosphopantetheinyl transferase superfamily protein, protein MPVVFNKNIDKDTILAVWKIEETEEQLLSGLQLKQHELDFISSLNNGKRLLHWLSTRMLLRTMLNTNEYIDCRMDDHGKPYLPDLDYHISLSHSYDYASVIIGKTRKVGVDIELIKHKIKSIKHKFLSDVELAQRQVGDNIDGLYVCWCAKEAIYKWNGRRGLEFKQDMHIKPFKLKNEGKLNALVDLPEGTKELTVHYFKTTDGYMLGYVVA, encoded by the coding sequence ATGCCTGTAGTTTTTAATAAAAATATTGACAAGGACACCATACTGGCGGTCTGGAAAATCGAGGAAACCGAAGAGCAGCTGCTCTCGGGTTTACAGTTGAAACAACATGAACTCGATTTTATTTCATCCTTAAATAATGGCAAGCGCCTGCTCCACTGGTTAAGTACCAGGATGTTGTTGAGAACGATGCTAAATACCAATGAATATATTGATTGCAGAATGGATGATCATGGTAAACCCTATCTTCCTGATCTGGATTATCATATTTCATTAAGTCATTCTTATGATTATGCTTCGGTAATTATTGGCAAAACAAGGAAAGTTGGTGTTGATATTGAGCTGATCAAGCATAAAATAAAAAGCATCAAGCATAAATTTCTTTCGGATGTTGAACTGGCACAGCGACAGGTGGGCGATAATATTGACGGGCTGTATGTTTGCTGGTGTGCCAAAGAAGCCATTTATAAATGGAATGGCAGAAGAGGACTGGAGTTTAAACAGGATATGCATATTAAACCTTTTAAGTTGAAAAATGAAGGTAAGCTGAATGCACTGGTTGATCTACCCGAAGGTACGAAGGAGCTTACGGTTCATTATTTTAAAACAACGGATGGTTATATGCTGGGCTACGTGGTAGCTTAA
- a CDS encoding SGNH/GDSL hydrolase family protein gives MPLQASSNDITIKTEKVLTYLALGDSYTIGESVPQSGSFPYQLQSLLKDKKVTVAEPKIIATTGWTTDELMQAIQHARLTSKFDFVTLLIGVNNQYRGYPIATYKKEFLALLQTAISFAKGNKKHVFVISIPDWGKTAFGVSGGRNLDDVAREIDHFNIICKEITLAEGVNYTDITPISRRGLVEPDLVASDGLHPSVKMYGEWVKLLVPKVIGSV, from the coding sequence ATGCCTTTGCAAGCCTCAAGTAACGATATCACTATCAAAACCGAAAAAGTTTTAACTTACCTAGCCTTGGGAGATTCGTATACCATAGGTGAATCTGTTCCGCAGTCAGGGTCTTTTCCTTATCAGTTGCAAAGTCTTTTAAAGGATAAAAAAGTGACAGTTGCTGAGCCTAAAATTATTGCAACTACAGGATGGACAACGGATGAATTAATGCAGGCCATCCAGCACGCCCGATTGACGTCTAAATTTGATTTTGTGACTTTGTTGATCGGTGTAAATAATCAATATCGTGGTTATCCAATTGCTACCTATAAAAAGGAATTTTTAGCGTTGTTACAAACTGCTATAAGTTTTGCAAAAGGAAATAAAAAGCATGTCTTTGTAATTTCTATACCGGATTGGGGTAAAACAGCTTTCGGTGTAAGTGGGGGCAGGAATTTGGATGATGTGGCTCGGGAGATTGACCATTTTAACATAATATGTAAGGAAATAACACTTGCCGAAGGAGTAAATTACACAGATATTACTCCAATATCGAGACGTGGATTGGTAGAGCCTGATTTGGTTGCCAGCGATGGTTTGCACCCCAGCGTGAAAATGTATGGGGAATGGGTGAAACTGCTTGTACCTAAGGTTATTGGGTCTGTTTAA
- the dcd gene encoding dCTP deaminase, producing the protein MILSDKRILEEIEKGTIIIEPFKPESLGTNSYDVHLGKYLATYKDRILDAKTHNKIEHFEIPKDGYILQPGTLYLGVTLEYTETHAHVPFLEGKSSTGRLGIDIHATAGKGDVGFCNTWTLEISCAQPVRVYAGMPIGQLIYFVIEGSIETMYNTKVNAKYNNKTTKPVESMMFKNKF; encoded by the coding sequence ATGATCCTGTCTGACAAACGAATTCTCGAAGAAATAGAGAAGGGCACAATTATCATTGAGCCTTTTAAACCCGAAAGCCTTGGAACAAACTCTTACGATGTACATCTAGGTAAATATCTTGCTACTTATAAAGACCGGATACTTGATGCAAAAACACACAATAAAATTGAACATTTTGAAATCCCTAAAGATGGTTACATCCTGCAACCCGGCACTTTATACCTTGGCGTAACCTTAGAATATACTGAAACTCATGCCCATGTTCCCTTTTTAGAGGGCAAATCGAGTACCGGGCGACTGGGCATAGACATTCATGCTACTGCCGGAAAAGGCGATGTCGGCTTTTGTAATACCTGGACCCTCGAAATCTCCTGTGCACAGCCTGTTCGCGTATACGCAGGTATGCCAATTGGCCAACTGATTTACTTTGTTATTGAGGGTAGTATTGAAACCATGTACAATACAAAAGTTAATGCCAAATACAACAATAAAACAACCAAACCGGTTGAAAGCATGATGTTTAAAAATAAGTTTTAA
- the lipB gene encoding lipoyl(octanoyl) transferase LipB: MNKKVEFIDWGLTDYQEAWRKQEAIFDQTVVLKTQNRTNNTQLETPNYLIFCEHPHVYTLGKSGKPENLLLDDAALLAKQATYYKINRGGDITYHGPGQIVGYPILDLDNFFTDIHLYLRMLEEAVILTLADYGIVAGRYPGFTGVWLDADNEQARKICAMGVRCSRWVTMHGFAFNVNTDLDYFKNIVPCGIDDKDVTSMQRELGYALDMEEVKGKLMCHIASLFGMTLTGKVLQ; the protein is encoded by the coding sequence ATGAATAAGAAAGTTGAATTTATAGATTGGGGCCTTACAGATTATCAGGAGGCTTGGCGTAAGCAGGAAGCTATCTTTGACCAGACGGTTGTTTTAAAAACGCAGAACCGGACGAATAATACACAGCTTGAGACACCTAACTATCTTATTTTTTGCGAGCATCCGCATGTGTATACACTTGGGAAAAGTGGCAAGCCTGAAAATCTATTGCTGGATGATGCTGCACTATTGGCTAAACAAGCTACTTATTATAAAATAAACAGGGGGGGCGACATCACTTATCATGGCCCCGGACAAATTGTGGGCTACCCGATATTAGACCTGGATAATTTCTTTACGGATATACATTTATATTTAAGGATGTTGGAGGAGGCTGTTATTTTAACACTGGCCGATTATGGCATTGTGGCAGGCCGCTATCCGGGATTTACCGGAGTATGGTTGGATGCTGACAATGAGCAGGCCCGTAAGATTTGTGCAATGGGCGTTCGTTGCAGTCGCTGGGTAACCATGCATGGCTTTGCGTTTAATGTAAATACGGATCTTGACTACTTTAAAAATATTGTTCCCTGTGGGATTGATGATAAGGATGTGACTTCGATGCAACGGGAATTAGGATATGCATTAGATATGGAAGAGGTTAAGGGTAAGTTGATGTGTCATATTGCAAGTCTTTTCGGTATGACATTAACTGGTAAAGTATTACAATAA